Below is a genomic region from Candidatus Gastranaerophilales bacterium.
AAACCGTCAAATATTTTGACTACAAAACTCAATGTTTTCGGCTATAGCGACTATGATGAAAGTCTTGAACAAAATTTATCCGACCTTTTATATGGAAAATCGTTTCCTTTATCATTATATGATATAACATCTGACCTTGATATTGTTAATATTACAGAAGCTGAGGTTATAGTGTTTAAAAAAGGCGTAGATGAGCCGATTTTGAAAAGAATAATGTCTATTGATGACTTAACTCCACGAGGCGATGAGGTCGTTATAAGTTGCCTGAAATCAAGCTCTCATCCGCAAAATGGAGTTATGATGTACAAAATAGCCTATAAAGATAAATCAATTGTTTATGCGACCGACAAGGAGTGCTATGTTGGGGCTGATAAAAAATTAGGATTGTTTTCAAGAAACACCGATTTGCTAATTCATGACAGTCAATATACTAGCGAAGATTACCTCTCTCCTTCAAATTCAAAACAAGGATTTGGACACTCTACCTTTGAAATGGCGATAGAAAGTGCAAAGCTTTCTCAAGCTAAGAAGCTTGCCTTTTTCCACTTTGACCCGTCGTATGACGATGAAAAACTTAAAGATATTGAAACTCACTATAAAAAACAGTTTGAAAATTGCTTTATGGCAAAAGAAGGCGAAGAAATCAATATTTTATGAAAAAAACACTCAGTTTAATAGTTGTTTTAATTATTTGTGCGTTGAATTTCGGATTTGTAAAAAACAGTGCTGTCGATTTGAATAAATTCAAAGTTGACGCCGAGAAAAATGCTGAAATCCATAACAACAAAGGTGTAAACTGGCTAGAGGAAAGATATTATTTCGGTGCGATAAAAGAGTTTGAAATGGCAATTCAGCTAAATCCCAACACTCAAGCTACAGCTGTTTATTATAGCAATCTCGGACGTACATATATTATTATCGGCTATCCGGCTAAGGCAAAAATGTGTTTTGAACGGGCTCTTATTCAAAATCCAATTAATTTTGAGTATTATTTGAATTTATTAAATTGTTATAAAAAACTTGGCATTTTAAAGCCTAAATTGGCTGAATATAAGTCAAAAAAAATAAATCCGTTAAATCAAATCATGGTCGGGCTGATATATATTGAGCTTGGTCAAACATCAACAGGTATAATCACTTTAGATGATTTTTGTCATAAAGAACCTGATTTGATAATTACAAAAGCTGTCAGAAATTATATAAAACAAAAAGCTCCTAAGAAAAAATATACAAGCAAATATTAATTATAAGATTATTCTTTATAGCCTGTCACCATGGGTATCAGAGCCACCTGTTTCAATAAGGTTGTATTTTTTAGCTATTTTTTTTACGCTCTCTGCAAGATGGAATTTGATTATGCCCCTATGTCTACGGTATGGATAATATACTTCAATTCCGTCTAAGCCAGCCGCTATAAGACTTTTTACAAATCTATCAAGCGAAATAGTCCAGTAACACGCAGGATGTGCCAAGACGGCAATGCCACCTGCTGCGTGGATTGCTTTTATAACTTTTTTGGGGTCACGGTAAGAAAAAAATCTGACAATATCAGATGTTGTTCCTGCTTTATCCTTTGCACAAAATTTTAAAAGTTCTGAATTGTCGACATCTACTCCATAGCCCAAAAGGTGTATTAATACTCCTTGATACCAGCAGTCAAACTCAATTCCTTTAATTACAAAATCGCTCTTTGGCAAAATCTTATGTGCTTTTACAGTATTGTGGTCGCAAATAGCTATATGCTTGAGCCCCTTGGCTTTTGCCTGCTTCACGATTTCTTCAGGTGTAAGCTTTCCGTCCGAACATGTAGAATGTATATGCAAATCTACCGTATCAAAATAATCAAATTCATTAAAACTTTTTATATATTCAATTTCATTCTTCATTTAATGCTTCTTTCCAAATTTCACAATTTATAATAGTATGGATATATATTAATGTAAAATATTCAAGTAAGGCTGATTATGAGCAAAGAAAAAAGTACATATTTAAGTTCTTTCAAAATATTTTTCGAAAGTGTAAAAATATATTTTACGTATCTGGATAAGTTTATGAACTATATGACGTTTCCGATTTTTGGGCAACTTATCGGGATTGTTATGCTTTTAGGGCTTACATATTGGTATTCTTCCAATCTGCCTAAACTTATGATGTTTTCACCTGTCTTTGACAACGTGATGGTTGCAATGAGTATATTGCTTGTTATAACTTTGCCTTTCTTCTTTTTGTTTTGCAAGGCTTTTTACGATTATTTAATAGCAATGGCGGCTTTGAATTCGATTTCTTGTGCGTTGTTTAAAAAATCTACTGCAAAAAAGCTTGATACAACCGTGCATAATGAGCTTATTCAACGCAAGGCATTTAATTACATATTACTTGTGATTTTGATGAGTTTGATTTATATGGTTTGTATTTTGCCGTTTTTCTGGATTGTTTTAATAGCCTTTATAATATATTCATCACTAACTTTACAGGTTTTTGCTCTTGAAGAAAATATGGGTCCTGTTGCCGCTTTGAAAAGAAGTATAACGTTAATTAATGGTAATTTTTGGGTAACTACTATATTATTAGGACTTTTATTTTTCTTTACTTATTTAATGCTTCCTCATTTGATTGTATGGGCTCTTGATGAAATAGATGTTGTGTATTACCTTGCTAATCCGATTGAAAAAATCGTAAAAGCACTCCCGCTGGATATTGTAGAAACATCATTAAGAGCGTGGCATATAGGATACGTGGTTGAGCCGATTGAAATATCAAGAAATATTGTAATGATGGGTATAAGTTCGATAGTCATAGCCTATACATTGCCTTTGAGAAGTTGTGCTTGCACTATCTTGTATAAAAAACTTGATGATGAAAAAATTGAAGAAAACAGACAAGCTACAAAAATTGATGGCAGAAAAGAAATCAAAAAAATTATGAAACGTGAAACCAAGAAGTATAAATCTTCTGATGGGCAAGACGAAAGTAATTATTAATGTTTAAGTGCAAAAAGTGCTCTTCTGTTGACAAATTCGAGCTCATGTTTAGCCCTGATTACAAAGGGAACAGAACGTTCGAGAAAAAATACAAAGAAAACGGCGATATTCAGATAACTGTCGACGGATATACTTTTGTGCCTGATTTAGCTTTTATGAATAGCCATGCGGTCTGTCGATTTTGTGGCAACATATATACTTGGGATTATGAATAGATTGCCTGCTCCTTAATAATATGTTATCTTTATGGGCAGGAGTGTAACCTATGAGTAATGATTCAGTCGGAACTATTGAAACTAAAATCTTTCATATTGATAAAAAAATAAAGCTTGAGTCAGGAATAGATTTTGGGCCAGTTGATGTCGCTTATGAAACTTATGGAGAGCTTAATGAAACCAAGGATAATGCAATCCTTGTTTTGCATGCATTAACGGGCGACGCTCACGCTGCCGGCTTCCATGAGGGTGACAATAAACCGGGTTGGTGGGATATGATGATTGGCCCTGATAAAGCTTTTGACACCAACAAATATTTCGTTGTTTGCACAAATATGCTCGGAGGATGCTCTGGAACAACGGGACCTTGCTCTATTAATCCTGACACCAATCAGCCTTATGGCTTGACTTTTCCCGTTATAACAATTGAAGATACCGTTAAAGTTCAACATGAGCTTATTAAATATTTTGGTATAAAAAAGCTTATAGTAGCAGGCGGCTCAATGGGTGGTATGCAAGCACTTGAATGGACAATATCTCATAACGAAATGGTAAAATCGTGTATAATTATTGCTTCTACATCTCGTTTGAGTGCTCAAGGTATAGCGTTTAATGCTGTCGGGCGGAATGCAATCCTTTCTGACCCCTTTTTTAATAACGGTAACTACTATAATCAAGAAAAACAACCCGAAAAAGGACTCGGAATTGCTCGTATGGTAGGGCATATTACCTATCTCTGTGAAGAAGCTATGCATAACAAATTCGGTCGTAAGCTTCAAGATAAAGACAAGTTGAACTTCGATTTTAATATAGATTTTCAAGTGGAAAGCTATCTCCAACATCAAGGTCAAATCTTCGTTGACAGGTTTGATGCTAACAGCTATTTGTATATTACAAAAGCTGTTGATTACTTTGATTTAGCTCAAAAATACGGCTCTTTAGAAAATGCTTTCAAACAAGCAAATGCAAACTTTTTGATAATGTCTTTCTCCTCGGATTGGCTTTTCCCAACTATTCAATCTAAAGAAATGACAAGGGCTTTGATTAAAGCAGGGAAAGATGTTTCTTTCTGCGAAATAGAGTCCCCGTGCGGGCATGATGCCTTTTTACTTGAGTTTGAAACTCAAACTAAAATTGTTAAATCATTTCTGGGAAAGGACTTAAAAAATGAATAAACCTTATTCTGACTCAAAAGGATTGCATTTGAATTATTCACTTATTACGGAAATGATTAATAATGGAGCTTCTGTTTTGGATTTGGGATGCGGTGACGGAACCCTTTTGAAAAATCTTATTAACAAAAAAAATGTAAAAGGCAAAGGTATTGAAATAAATCAGGATAATGTGATAAAAAGTATTCAAAAAGGACTGTCGATTATTCAAGGGGATATTGACGCCGGGTTGAAAGATTTTGCTGACAAAGAATGGGATTATGTTATTTTAAACCAAACGCTCCAATCTACTGAAAAACCTGATTATGTAATAGATGAAATGCTTAGAGTCGGCAAAAAAGTTGTTGTGAGTTTCCCTAATTTTGCATATTGGAAAGTGCGTTTTTATTTGTTTTTTAACGGAAAAATGCCTAAATCTAAAATGCTTCCCTTTGAGTGGTTTGATACACCAAATATTCATTTATTAACTATTAATGATTTTTATGAATTTTGTCATAAGCGAGATATAAAAATTGAGCAAACTATCACAATGACTCGTGGAAAAAGGCATAAGTCTGTATTGAAGAAATGGTGGGTTCCGTTTTTTGCAGAAGAAGTTATATTTGTTATAAGTAGATAAATTATGTCATTGAAGATTCAATTTGATTAAAGATTTCTGATATTTGTTTTTCGATTTTTAGAAACGCTTCAACTATATGCGGGTCAAGAGAAGTTCCTTTGTGAGCAAGCATTGTTTTGCAGGCATCTTCGTGTGACATAGCTGCTTTATAAGCTTTTGTTGAACGTAAAAAATCGTATGTATTTGCAACTGCCGTTATTCTAGCCGCCAAAGGGATATGGCTGGAAGAAAGTCTATCGGGATATCCTGTGCCGTCCCATTTTTCGTGGTGGTGTTTTACAATTTGTTTGCCTAGCTCCAACAGCTCTTTGTCGCCTGAAAATTTTATTATATCTTCTATAATCGTGGCACCAAAAGAAACGTGCTGCTTCATGATGTCGTATTCTGTTGAAGATAATTCATCAGTCTTCAGCAAAATGTTATCAGGCATAGCGATTTTGCCTATATCGTGAAAAGTACAAGATTGACGCAATTTGTTTATAAACTCTGATGTAAGCTGAGGGGCATAACTCGGATTTTTTCTTAATTCTTCTGAAATAAGTTTGACAAAATTTTGAATTTTCTCTATGTGTTTTCCTGAGTCATCATCACGTATTTGAGAAAGTCGACCCAAAGAATACATCAATGCGTTTTTGTATTTTGCGATTTGTTCGTTTTTTGATGAAATCTCGTTTTTTATATTCTCACTATCTTCGAGGGATTTTAATTGAGTTTTGATTTTTGCTTTGATTTCTTCATTATTAAAAGGTTTTTGTATGTAGTCAATTCCGCCCAAATTGAAGCATTTTATTTTGTCAGAAGTGCTCGTTGAAGTTGACATAAACATAATTTGAGTAGTTTTTAAAGAAGGTAGCTCTTTTATTTTTGCACTTATCATGAAACCATTCATATCCTGAAGTCCGATTTCAAGCAATATTATATCAGGCGTAAAACTTGTTAATTTTGTAAGAGCTTCTTGCCCTGAATTCGCTACTTGAACATTTATTCCTTCTTTTTTAAATAATACATTTAACATTCCAGCCAAAGGAACATTATTGTCGATAATCAGTAAACTGTTCATTTTAATCCCTTTAAAATATCAATTTCTTAGTAAAGTATAACAAAGGTTTGCAATTTTGTAATCATTTTCTTTGATTTGCAGTATAAAATACTTTATTTATAGGGCTAATTTTGAAAAAATTTCGTTCATAATATCTGTAGGTATTGAAATGATGAAAATTCCCGAGGATAAAACGAATAATAATTTTTTATTGAAAGCTACTGTTGAACCAATGGTGATTGAGGAGCTTGACCTTGATTTGTCTTCAAAAGAAAATCTCTTTGCAAACAATTCTCCTTCAGCACTAAAAAAAGAGAACGAGCTTTTAAAAGCTGTTCAAGCTTTAAAAAATACTGAAAAAAATGTTTCTAATCCTATGAAAAAGCTTGATGCTCTTGATTCTGATATTCTTTTTCAAGGGGAGTTAAAAAAACAAAAAGCAGAAATAAAACAATCTACAAAATATTGTAAAAATTCTGATGTAGATATCGTTTTAAAAGGTATGGTAAATGTATCTAAAAGGATTTTTTGTAAAATGCCGTTAGTAGGTCTTTTTATGAAGGATGAAAAGGAAAATTAGCGTGCTCTTGTTGTCGTGTTCTCAAAGATAAAACGATTTAAGCTCAAAGCACTTGTTTTCAAAGAGCATATCCCGTCTTTATGCAATACGCCTAAGCTTGAGAGTCTGTTTAAAACAAGCTCATTTACTTCTTCAGGTGCGATAAATAGGGCACATTCTTCTGTGCAATCTTGGTCTTTAAAAGGGCATTTTTTAGCCATGGTTAAGTTACCTTATTTAATAACAATCATATTATATGCAATAACTGCACTATATGTAAAGGACAATGGTATAGATAAATTAGGCGTTATTTTTTATTAGGTAATAATTACCATCTTTTATGGTCTTCCATCATCTCGATAAGGTCGGATAATTGTTTAACTCTATCGGTTGACAGTGGTTTATCTTGAGGTGCATCTTTCAAGATTTTGTAAGCGGTGTACCATTCAAAAGTCCTGTCTGTTCCCCATTGGCAACCCATATATATCGGGTAAGGGGTTTTTTCGTTTTCGCCGTTTAAGATATTTACGTATTCTTTAAGGTCATTTATAGCGTTGGAAGAATTTTTGCCGTATAGTTCCGGACGATTGGCAAGTTCTATGAAGGCGTCAGAGCTCAATACTCTGAGTTGCTGTTTGCCGATATTGTGAAGCTGAACATAATTAAGTCCTTCTTTTTCTACGACATTTTTGTATTCATCAGATGGAACAAGTGCTAACACTGTTTTTATTCCCGATTCTTTTAGTGCTTTTATTTGGTCGGGTTTGTTTTCTAGACATTGACCGGAGTATAATTTGTTTTTTATTCTTTCTGAAAAAGCATATATTCCTTCTTTGGAAAGTCTTTCGACATCAACCTCGGTTGAAGTATTGGAGTCGTCGGTGGTTATTTTATCTTGAGTTGCGGCTTTTTGTCTCATTTTTAGCATGATTTCGGCTTTTGTCATTGAGCCCAGTTGTTCGCTGAATTCGTATGATGCGTCGCAATGTCCTTCTATTTGCCCTCTTATAGCTTCTCTTGCAATCATATCGCTGGTTTTGTATTCATTTTTAATTCTTCCGAATGATACAGATTGAGCGTTATTGTTTGATATTTGCATAATTTAATCCTTTGGTTTAAGAAAAGTTAAGTATCCATGTAAAACATCTAAAGATTATAAATTTA
It encodes:
- a CDS encoding MBL fold metallo-hydrolase, which produces MAKDKFSVKFRGTRGSHPTPDKRFLEYGGNTACVEVNVGGHLIILDAGTGIISVGDELIKNHIASADALFERTPINATILLSHIHQDHIQGLTFFKPSNILTTKLNVFGYSDYDESLEQNLSDLLYGKSFPLSLYDITSDLDIVNITEAEVIVFKKGVDEPILKRIMSIDDLTPRGDEVVISCLKSSSHPQNGVMMYKIAYKDKSIVYATDKECYVGADKKLGLFSRNTDLLIHDSQYTSEDYLSPSNSKQGFGHSTFEMAIESAKLSQAKKLAFFHFDPSYDDEKLKDIETHYKKQFENCFMAKEGEEINIL
- the metW gene encoding methionine biosynthesis protein MetW, whose translation is MNKPYSDSKGLHLNYSLITEMINNGASVLDLGCGDGTLLKNLINKKNVKGKGIEINQDNVIKSIQKGLSIIQGDIDAGLKDFADKEWDYVILNQTLQSTEKPDYVIDEMLRVGKKVVVSFPNFAYWKVRFYLFFNGKMPKSKMLPFEWFDTPNIHLLTINDFYEFCHKRDIKIEQTITMTRGKRHKSVLKKWWVPFFAEEVIFVISR
- a CDS encoding response regulator; amino-acid sequence: MNSLLIIDNNVPLAGMLNVLFKKEGINVQVANSGQEALTKLTSFTPDIILLEIGLQDMNGFMISAKIKELPSLKTTQIMFMSTSTSTSDKIKCFNLGGIDYIQKPFNNEEIKAKIKTQLKSLEDSENIKNEISSKNEQIAKYKNALMYSLGRLSQIRDDDSGKHIEKIQNFVKLISEELRKNPSYAPQLTSEFINKLRQSCTFHDIGKIAMPDNILLKTDELSSTEYDIMKQHVSFGATIIEDIIKFSGDKELLELGKQIVKHHHEKWDGTGYPDRLSSSHIPLAARITAVANTYDFLRSTKAYKAAMSHEDACKTMLAHKGTSLDPHIVEAFLKIEKQISEIFNQIESSMT
- a CDS encoding homoserine O-acetyltransferase, whose translation is MSNDSVGTIETKIFHIDKKIKLESGIDFGPVDVAYETYGELNETKDNAILVLHALTGDAHAAGFHEGDNKPGWWDMMIGPDKAFDTNKYFVVCTNMLGGCSGTTGPCSINPDTNQPYGLTFPVITIEDTVKVQHELIKYFGIKKLIVAGGSMGGMQALEWTISHNEMVKSCIIIASTSRLSAQGIAFNAVGRNAILSDPFFNNGNYYNQEKQPEKGLGIARMVGHITYLCEEAMHNKFGRKLQDKDKLNFDFNIDFQVESYLQHQGQIFVDRFDANSYLYITKAVDYFDLAQKYGSLENAFKQANANFLIMSFSSDWLFPTIQSKEMTRALIKAGKDVSFCEIESPCGHDAFLLEFETQTKIVKSFLGKDLKNE
- a CDS encoding PHP domain-containing protein; the encoded protein is MKNEIEYIKSFNEFDYFDTVDLHIHSTCSDGKLTPEEIVKQAKAKGLKHIAICDHNTVKAHKILPKSDFVIKGIEFDCWYQGVLIHLLGYGVDVDNSELLKFCAKDKAGTTSDIVRFFSYRDPKKVIKAIHAAGGIAVLAHPACYWTISLDRFVKSLIAAGLDGIEVYYPYRRHRGIIKFHLAESVKKIAKKYNLIETGGSDTHGDRL